The Argiope bruennichi chromosome 9, qqArgBrue1.1, whole genome shotgun sequence nucleotide sequence CTGTCatgtttctaattatataattctaataatataacaTACTCAAGAGtctgtaaaattttatgaaagttttcaCTAATAGaaaagacaaaagtttttttaaacttctttctcATGAATATATCCATAATCCAATATTCTAGTAAAACAGTGTACAAAAGATCACAAATgatactaaatattttctaataagcaGTGAAAGGTAGTTGATTGATTATGGAGATTTTACAGATTCTAATATAGATATTCAGAATGAGTAGTCATAAGTAGTCTTTCCTGGTAAtacttgcaaaaaaataaattttttgttccaatagatattatttagaagctttaaaattttcataaaagataaattcttttttagaaattctatttaaaataattttgccttTAGCcagtaaaactgaattttaaggGAATTGTATATTACATTTACAACTATTTTATACTGCTGTGTTTTGagattgtataaatttttatttagtgaaattGTTACTTTTTGAACCATTTAAGGAAGCTTTTATAGCAATCATGCTGAATATTTTAGAACTTAACCTATGAATTTAGATAAATTAGAAATGGATTCATAAGTTACTATGCTGTCTTTTATATATCTGACAAAAGGGTGGGATTTTGTGTATTAAGGAAtagttatctattttattatattgttgggaaagggaaaaaaattagatttattattaatgatttttattgtatatatttgagTCTGAAACATTTACTtgctacaaataatattaaagtaattttttaaaaaaagattatataatgaattattgatAAATAGATAATTCTAGAAGTTTTAAAAGCCTTTTGCGTAGCTCTAGTATTGAAAGCCCATTAATTCTATTtagaatattgttattaattttgtatactgttaattttaacaaattagtgAACTAGACCTTTTTTACCTgccatttttaattactaattttatttcagtcactGGAAAGCACAAGAAGGATGCTACAACTAGCAGAAGAAGTaagcaaaaaattcttttgtactCACAATTATTAAATGATTGTTTTAAGTTTATACATTGCTTAAATACAgttgttgaattttatatattgaaatagtttgttttttatataccTTTTAAAGATCTGTTTTAGCTGTAGTACAATGACAAGATATAAAGTCgtgaataaatttaatagttctatttattaaagtttttttttaattattttctttaccttttttactttgttatgctgaatttattctattttgtattaaatcctAAAAATTGCATGAAGCATTCAATAAAATCTAAGTAgcaagatagtaaaaaaaaacttcaaccctttattattattattgtatttaaacaatTGAACTGTTTTTATCAGGAATATTCTCTTTAACTCAGCAATTTGTAATTTCCCTTTCATCCATTAATTTTGATTctagaaacttattattttttagttttggaaGTTCTCATTCTGTAAagtataaaatcttcaaaaattccaACTgtgttttgaaagatatttgaattaatatttgtataacaGTTTTAACCTTTTAcgatgaaatttaagattttatttattactttgcaaCCTTGTAATTTCCCCTCTTATGcataatatttctctttgttcAAACACTTATTAGTTTAGCTACTTTTTCTGTctaatttgttattattgttatcatAATGCTGCCATTAGAGCAAGGACACGGGTATTCAGACATTGGTTGCTTTAGATGAGCAAGGAGGTAAGACACATCATGCATTTGGAAAGGAttattcaattacaaattttaaatacaatttgaaaaagatattttataatagataGCAGTATGAGTAAATTTTTTGCTACTTTTAGGAATGAGTTATTATTTATTGCTAAGTTAATTTGAAAAGCTGTTTTTTTATAgtattagttttgatttaaagtgttattattttcaaagcatgttaggaaaataaatgacatagtgtattgtgttttaaaatatcattttaatgtattaaaatttcctcattcaatttaaaatttctataaatcttaTGAAtagactttaaaatttcttttatgtaattttcttaaaataaagtttattgatGTTACTTTACAAGAAGTAGttgaatgcttttattattttaaaattgagtaaGTTAATAATGTGCTATTCAACTATATCTTAggcattctgaatatttttaatattaactaattattgtCTAATGTTGTATATATTTAgagattattaaaatgtttattgcataagaaatcaattttcttttgtgaaaaatacaaaagtctactatactatttggttctttcatgatattttgaaactcTACTTTTAATTGttggattattattaaaatttctgcataTACTATTTAAGGTATGGACTCAAAATTTCTGCAGTATTAATTCTAGTATCATTTTGTAGAGGGCAATTGTATTTACCCTctacaattaattttgtaaaaactaaatgttacaaaatttttttgattccTTTCACATTTTTAACCTTTGTCCCAAGACATTTGATTTGTATAAATACCAGGAAAGAAGCTAAAATTGGCATGTTTATAATCCATACAAATAGAGAGCATGATGTTATTTACATATGTAATGAGTTTGTGATAACTTGtattaatgttaactttttttaataaaaattatggcaTTCATGAAACTGCTAGAAACATTTGATAAACAGGGCCTTCAAATCATCAATTTAGCAAAAGTTTAGAGCATGTTTGTGACTCGGTTAAACAAAGCCATATCATTCATTGAGGAAAACTAGAAAAATcctcagaaaaataattcatcatttcCATATATGCCAGatcaatgataaaaaagaaactacTTACTTATGTGTTAACCTTTCTGGTGATCAGTTTATGCCATGAATTATTGTGACCaactattgttattatttatatgttctGCTATCGCCTCGATTGTTAACATTTGGGTAAAAAGAAATCTgcatgttttttaagaaattgggCATTTACCTAGGCTGATGGTTCAGCACATGAATCCTCTTTAATATTTGTCCTGGTTGCGATGTCctgttgttttttaatatataaatagctATTTGTGTGATTTCTACATATTAATAGTTTgagaatgttaatatttcattatttgcttttcacacattttttataaaaattacttaaaacacaattgttaaaagtaaatttaactaaattgGTTATTGTTTCTTCATAAAGACTTGATTGAAATTTGAGGACATAcgttatttaattttggattttagttttattattattattattattatttacttattttcaaagtACAGTTCATACATATTGATATATTTGcagaaagtttaaattaaaaaaaaaaagaaagaaatgtcatAACTAATATCATGTAgtttgttaaatttgaatttcattgttgcTCATGTCTTCTCTTATTATATgccatatatttttatgcatgctGAAATTGTTTGATAATCaaagttaattcattttgataaattttcaccATTTAATTGATTTGATTATTCAGTATCAAATTATCATGTTTcgaaacttataaattaaaatcatatctaTGTACCTAGACattgtaatttgatttaaaaatttagaatctataagtgtttcatgaaattttgattaaattaaaatgacaacatttataaaacaggaaaatttattaagggaaaagaaaagaagatattagagagattaaaaaaatatttttgtttcaaattataccAAGGTTTAAAGtattgcataattattcaccATTATTCTAATAGAAAgttgagaattttatttcttttttactctaGCTTGTAGTAGCACTTTTGTTTATATGtttccagttttatttttatttacaaaatttttttttcttatttgcaaacgttcttattatttcttttaagttatattttagttttgttttgcttttagaCTGAAGATGTTGgtatgaaaacaataaatatgcTGAGTGATCAAGGGGgtaagattaaattattatttattgccccttgttaaacattttgaaataattaaagaaaatattaattacttatatttatcaaaaagattGGCAGTAAAGGAATTTTAACATTCTTGTTTGTGAATCTGAATGGCATTTTTAATGTATCTTCATTGCTTCTTTATAActggttaataataattatttccatcTTCACTGAAATTAACAGAACAACTTGATCGCATTGAAGAAGACATGGATGTCATTCATGCCGATATGCgagaagcagaaaaaaatttaacagggATGGAGAAATGTTGTGGGATATGTATATGTCCATGTGGAAAGTAAGCATTTAATTCTAAAGTTTCTTCAAAATAGTCATACGGTAGAATTTGACTAATTTGAAACTGGTGGGttcacaataaaaattgaatctaatgattagaaagttttaaaaagtttaaagtatttaaaaatttattctattatgaGGTAAAGGCATATCTAATTAATGAAAAACGgcttagttttaataattttagttttgacttcaaaataaCCAAAATCATCGAGAGTGCAAAGTACAAACATGTTTAAGTAATGGAAACGGGAGTTTTCATTAGTTAAATTAGTCGGAGAATAACATTAAGTTAATCAAAATATAGGGTTGTATctctattttataagaaattcagaGATTCAAGTTACTCATAAATTCAAATTAGTCCAATTGCACTGTAATCCCTGGATATCTAGAAACATGATTGAATGTTCACTAATTAATGAAActgagttttaaatttatgtgacacttaaactgaattatttgattttccatgtttaaaaaaatgttaagaaacttCCATTTATAAATCTAGCTTTTTATTGAACTTGATGAGATAAGTGCAAacttgaaagtttaataaaattctaaattttccaaaattaatttagtttgctctctttcctcccccccccccatctttaattcaacaacatttaatttcattaagttttGGTAGTATAGTTGCATAGATGTAAATAATCCTCAGGCAATGGATCAAAGTTAAAAGATCTCTTTTATTGACattagtattaatataaatatttcacaaattttcctttaattatttttaataaattgtttaaagatcatttttcttgtatattttccttattaaaaaaattatgcaatttgttaaatttattatttctattttcaaattgaaacttGATTctgaattacataattttattttactcaacACTTTCAGTGagttagttgaaatttttaaaatatttttagtacttGATGCTCCAATTGaagtattaatatttgaattagttaatttttaattctttttttcaattttctttttcttttgaattctgtAACTTAAATAACTTATTCACTTTagcattcaattaattattttttttatcagagctACCGATTTTAAAACTGATTCTGCAGCATGGAGAAATAATGAAGATGGTAAAGTTGTAAATACTCAACCTACAAGAGTAGTTGATAACAGAAATGGTGCTGGTCCAACTACTGGAGGATATGTGCAAAGGTGATTTCagtttatccattttttttaaaaattgtctgttgcaattttttttatttaaatatttattattttaaacttgtttccatatatttaatttgtaattcttaACACATTTGTAAGATCAACAACTAAAATTCTAGTTCCAGGTTTTTTTGTGCTTATCATCTCAATCATCTTTGTTCCATGTGTGAAAAGCTTAAAACATTCTGATCAAATGCTTTcataaattgttttgtttaccCTGGTTCTATATGCAGCAGTTGCAAGATGTTTCTATCTCTGATAACAAAGTTCTCTCTCTtgagtatttattttatcatggGTGTTGGTTGGTTCTGCTGCCCCATAAATGCAAGGAGATTTCATGTGATCCACACATATTGTCCATTAATAATCATgaacaattcaaatttaattttcttcatgacCAGAACTGTAATATCATATTCATCTTTCATTTATCAtgattttctgcattaaaaaaatgtttttgtcttcTCAACAAGTTACttgttctttatatattaaatatttcttaatttagttGCCTGTCATCTCAGAAAGTAGAGcagatagagaaaatattttcatatctgaaACCATTGTGATAAACATagtcaaaataagttttaaaattctggaTTCCTCCCTCCCCCCATAACAAGAAAGTTTGAGAATTTATGTGTTGCAAAATAATAGCTTCTATTTCACTCAATGtaaaatttatcattagaattatttgatattttctttagaaattttcataatttttcttttaagtgaatAAAGTATATGAGTAATCTGCATCCTTATAATAATTGTAGTATTTTTTCAAAGTACTTTTTAATTGACTTAGACTACATATTATGGAATCTAAGTCATTTAATAACCTAGTCTATTCATGAGTATATGAGTATTTCCATTAATTGATAATTGGGCTGAAATATAGTATATACCACAAATTTTCAAGGGCTAGGTGCAAATTTAGATTCTTTTTGCTATACTAGGTCCTATATCAAGtctagaagaaagtaaaaatgtttttatataacatgttgcaatattattttatactttaaaaatataagaaattccaATATCTGttgtttttaatgcttttatcaaACATAATGTGGAAAGTGATCAAACTGGGTTCGGTTTACATAAtcaattcaaaaaacatttttaggctAGTTTTCAAAAATGAGGCCATGATAAGACAACCTCTTAACTTAACGAATGTACAATTCTagattgaattattatattttaagtgaatCAATTTTAAAGCTGAAGAGTTAACACTGGTACTTGAGACAAATATGCTTGTCACCAAAATctgctattatttaataaattaaacaaatttgtttagctttctttcattgcaaatataaaatattaagtatcagctttattaccattattataataacttttcCTAATGAAAACACACTATTGTGCTAAATGAAGTTagctaaaattattatgaaatttcctAATTGTATTATTATCAAACTAGTGATATATATGTATAAGGTTTGAAaacttcttaattataattttctaaactaaaagcagaatttattaatttaagcttTATATACTACTATGTATATAATtgtaagtattttttgaaaaaatatttttctcttagaaTTACACATGATGCACGTGAAgatgaaatggaagaaaatatgcAACAAGTCAGCTCTATAATTGGGAATCTAAAAAATATGGCAATAGATATGGGAAGTGAAATCGACTCTCAGAATCAACAACTTGACAGAATCAATATGAAGGTGAGATTTTTTTTACCGTAAAAATTCGTTTAGTAAATCGAATtaccaaaattttcaaagatagaaatgtttatgttcaaataaattttttttaaaggaatataatgtacataatattatctttaagtagatttttttatgctatttttaaataactatttctgTGTTACTTATGACTTAAGGAAAGTTTCTGTATAGTTTCTCTAATCATGGATCTTAGAATTCAAACCTCTTGTAGCAAGTGATTTGCATAAggtactaaataaaattaaaaaaaaaatacttccttgTCAagcaagatttttcaaaataagtaatgAGGAGACTTCTTAATGCTGTATATAGAATCCTATATGAATCTTGTGTTTAGCATGTGTTTGTTGAAGGTTTTTTTACCCCTTTCCTTTCCACCTCCCTTCCCAAAAATTAACAGTggaacagaaaatatataattaattgcaaGTACAAAAAAAAGTGAGATACTTCTCTAAGCATTATAGCTTCAGATCAAAATGAGAGGGAATTCTTTCATTAACATGCAAGCATAGCCAGGAGGGGTATTCTGTACACTGCAAGAAGTTGTGAGGGAGATTTCATCAGAAGAGGAGGTAATACTGTCTCAGTATAGCATCAACATTCCAATGAGATATAGAAGACATTGTCAACATGGAAAACTGCTACATATATGTTAAGAATTACCCTTACAATGCGAAAGCTTTGCATGCTTAGGATTTGTATAATGATAATACTGTGTTTTAGTTTCTCTCAATTTTGAAGCATAGACAAAACCAACTGTTAAAATaaccttctttaaaataaaaaacagtcattattaataataaattacattattataaatttgtttgaatatttttttttttttttttttttgtgggggagGGGACATATTGTTCTAATTTACATTGATTATATGGAATATTCTTTTCACACAATAAgtattttgtattacaaataaGATTTGTGAATGAATTATCCTCATTAAGTGAGGCACCActatatatttctgtttaatacTTCACATAATAccctttatattttctaattttatattctatgaaaaaaaatgaaatttaacaataagtattcctttattattcatttatatggaATGGTAAAGTATGTAAAACTTCAGTAGCATTGCCCAAATCTGGATTCATTCTATTACAAAATACTTTATATGGAAGTTTTCTTTTTGCTAATTGATGAAAAATCTTTTCTATCTATGATGCAAAGATTTTTCATTACTTCTCaccaaataatttacattaaacatttaatttaatgaagtaattcacagttatttattaacaaaaataatcattGGTGTAGCATATgtagcatttataaatattttacaacaataatttttcatagaGAAATTCAACCTCTTTATTTTTCTTGtgcagaatgatttttttttcttttgtaattgcattttttgattatttatgctttattgtattaccaaataatatattttcatttcttgtagGCACAATCAAATGAAACTCATATTGTCAATGCTAATGCAAGGGCTTCCAAGTTGTTAGGCAAGAAAGAATAAATCCCTGAAATTATGTGAAACCTCATATTTGGTGAAGTGGAGCACCGGTGTCTTAAAGTTTGCTTTCAGTTGGTACACCTACCATCCACATAAAAGCCTAACatctaaattttgctttttttagatGGTAGATTCCAATGAATATCTTTCTGTTACTTTGTGTCAATTTaactttaaagtatttatttctgaggcacagtcccccccccccaaagctTTATATTTACCATATTGAAATTGTAAGcagtacttattttttttatgtaaaaaatttaattgttttgagcttatttttcaaaacacaGTTATTCTTCCTGAACACTAAACTACtcattttaagaagttttaatttattttttaaagtttacatgTGCAGAGATTAACCTTGTATTGATATATGTACATATCTATTGAATGTACTAGcttcttaaaatttaagtttcttaCTTCTTGGAAggtttatatatgtattatttagaaTTGACTATTGCTTGAAAAGAACTTTTGATCCGTAAATAAGTCTTTATCCTCTTTAAACATGGTGCCTCATGTTCCTATATACTTAGactttgttcaatttttttatcaccTTTGTTTTGTTTCTGTTGAATCATTGTCttatatgttacatttttattgtttatccatgtaataattaatttataagattggtgtttttaaaatggaaattttcaagCACAGTTCAATCAGATTGTCTaacttgcaaaataattttttttaaaaaaattttgtaagctTGAAAGCAcagttttgtatttttcaaagatCATTTCAGTTTCTacctgttaaaatattttgctacacAGACaacttctgataaaaaaaaagaaagaaatgtgtaaacatatgtattttttaatgctcaaagagatttgtaaattttaagaacaatttttgagccgatatttttacttgaaatctTAACTGGAAGCAGAAAATCTgttgtaaatcatattttttgtatatatatatatattatatttaattgtctGTTGAGagtgctttttttcaaaaatgtggatttgtataataaagaaatgtCTTGTATATTTATCATGACTTTTCACTGAAATTCTCTTTTCacacatataattttttgattggggtagaaatattatataaaattgcatcagtaatatatttataaatgagctTAACTTCTGAAAAGCATCAATCTATATTTAAAGTGACTATCTGATTTTcatattccatttatttcatgtttaaaaataaactattatatttcCTATGTTAAACTTTTCAAAGTCATATGATTTGCCTAATTTCggtgtatataatttttttttaaaggtgtttGTTTGATTGCTACAAAACAATTTGTAGTATATTGtatttaagttttgttttttcCCCACCAATGTTTCAACTTCtgataagtttttcaaaatttgttagtttttattattattgttgctgTTTAAGATTCAGTGAATTATGCCTCTGCaagcataaaattgaatttttttttcagttattaatgaatatttgtaatttcttagacatttaagtttattaaaaaatgtaatagaattttgcacagtattttatatttgaattttctgtcctttaatttaatatttccattctgtctatgcacttttaaaaatttatataatgtttctGCCCATTTTGTGTTGAATgttcttcaaaaaaagaaaatgtgtaacatctgtatgcaaaaaaaattatcttttaatatgtgAAATTATACCTGTATTTGCATCTCTTCTCTTACTGAAAgagtaaattgatattttttatgatcctataccctttttaaaattttatagggtttttaaaaattgtcacttATATCTATTGAAAAAAGTGGTGTCTGATCAGTACTTATTAATGGGTTCATATTTGAAGGAACTGCccttattaatcaaaaaaattatttaatgtttcattatattctacaaaatataatacaggttaattaatatacttatttaaacaaaaaagaaaacccATTTTAAGGATGTAATTTTTCAAACCAGTTTATAATGATATGCTAAAAGACTTATGAAATGTTTATTgtacagtaataaataaatttaaaacagtattactTTCTGTATTATCCAGTCTTCCATTCTCTTGGTTCCTAAAAAAAAGTGGCTTTTcgctttttaaatgtattttgatgtctataatgtatatttatcaaTGGCATGTTGAAGCCCATTAGAatggaaatgaaagaaatctGAAGCTGTtggattaattgaaattataactcTTATGAATGGTTATAAATcctgtttctttaaaattgtgattattgcttataaaatatatttttataaatttatcatttatattgtaATTCCAGTAGAAGTTAATGTAATCAGTCAAGATAGTATTTTATCAATCAACTGATTTTTGTTAATGCagttatttttcaaatctataattaTATGTATAGATGGTTGTACAATccttaaaaagtttgttttaaaataattcttaaattatttaatataagtattaaatGTGATTAATCCTCTTTGgctatcatatttaaaattcagcattAAAACAAGGTTACAGTTAAAAACAATATAACTatgattttaaattccaatcttttttattgtcttgaaaaatgattgaatatGCACATAAAATCATTCTCATAAATTagataattcaattatattatgaaaattgaacATATTTCGATTATTTGGcaaatttagatatttctatTGTTCTTTTTAAAGGTTTGATTTTGATCTGTTAATTATATCAAATGTATCTTTAAGCTGCTTGAGAATTAGATTTGTGTTTCATTTCCAAGTAGCTGAAAACCTGCTGGAAAATTAGTGCAATTCTAATATATGTATTCTGGGATTTTTATTTAAGTGTTAAGTTCTcacaaatatattaatgattgttTTACATTCTGGGAAATTGTTTGCTGAGgaataatgatattatttcttctttgctgttttttataaattgttttacatttcaaatgaaGTAGCGAAAACAAATAATGGAtcacatttaatcaaaatttttaacccCATTTACATTTGTATAGAGCTTTTCATTCTGTGAAGAAGGTTTCGTGGCAAAAGGCGTCAATATAGCCCTAAAACAACTGTTTGGACaccacaataatttttattttaatggacaATTATTCTTTACCCCTCAACTGGTTAATTAGCTTAAATTCTTATAATGTgtaagaaatatacatttaataattaaaaaataaaaattatcaatttttttttattatttactctaataattagaattaacattaaaatattaaggtgttgttttttttctttttcaggcaAGTGCAAATTTTTTCCGATTTATTTGATTCAGAAACTGAAAAGATGTACagatatatatgttatattaataatcttagtttattaaagcatattagatactttttttctgTACATCTGCATGTACGCACACTATTATATACCTTAATCAGTTAAGGGgttattgaagaaatataaaattaatgaaaattgtgtAATTGTAAGATGCTATACTTTTTATCTCTTCTGATTAAATTCTTTCCTAGTTGTATATAGATTTGTACTGCTATTTTCATACTGATTGGTACTTTTGAACTAATGgtgctaaactaaactaaattcttgataattatatgaaacataagg carries:
- the LOC129985276 gene encoding synaptosomal-associated protein 25-like isoform X1; the protein is MTTNQTSELEILQMKANQVTDESLESTRRMLQLAEETEDVGMKTINMLSDQGEQLDRIEEDMDVIHADMREAEKNLTGMEKCCGICICPCGKATDFKTDSAAWRNNEDGKVVNTQPTRVVDNRNGAGPTTGGYVQRITHDAREDEMEENMQQVSSIIGNLKNMAIDMGSEIDSQNQQLDRINMKAQSNETHIVNANARASKLLGKKE
- the LOC129985276 gene encoding synaptosomal-associated protein 25-like isoform X2, coding for MTTNQTSELEILQMKANQVTDESLESTRRMLQLAEESKDTGIQTLVALDEQGEQLDRIEEDMDVIHADMREAEKNLTGMEKCCGICICPCGKATDFKTDSAAWRNNEDGKVVNTQPTRVVDNRNGAGPTTGGYVQRITHDAREDEMEENMQQVSSIIGNLKNMAIDMGSEIDSQNQQLDRINMKAQSNETHIVNANARASKLLGKKE